The following are encoded in a window of Megachile rotundata isolate GNS110a chromosome 2, iyMegRotu1, whole genome shotgun sequence genomic DNA:
- the LOC100874674 gene encoding uncharacterized protein LOC100874674 isoform X3 has protein sequence MHTIPELGTSVPAFLAKLWKLVEDPETDDLICWSPNGRSFFIRNQAQFARELLPHYYKHNNMASFVRQLNMYGFHKKVSVELGGLKCDRDEMEFAHQFFCKGHPYLVEHIKRKIASSKGQDPTLTPIKPELMNKMLTEVRSMRGRQEHLDSRLGAMKRENEALWRELAMLRQKHLKQQQIVNKLIHFLVTLVQPSRSGGLSVKRRYPLMIDDSNRQRSKQAKLSKPEASPAGPVIHELDASEPDLDSEYIVAEMLEGHSNPSIESPEHNNTSIMEDNHIETVHLVDNSLQLQDNIRLVNPQEIDAKKKRGNKGKKKEETHLLEMPLEDSPVTIALLENKPVSKPVPVATVRSSKLAAMAANMNKTTDAEQELDLETSADMEEDVQDSDSALVKLEDILIVPEIVDEDVVDNENVEYNNENNSNSGVNGNENTLNQFNKADGNTEQDVQKDSVTNEVDKSMEKENVNCNGAGTSNSKHLSLSCVVPSGMSDSSYRLGSMEEMDNHLETMQTELENLREILRAEGYSIDANTLLGLFGADDPMSFGMPVNPELNPHSEKEDDDHVNVSENINGSAGGELMAYNPAQNLLDFDDDIFLNTTSPVTSATGDTATTSLYNSDPLDLEDSKASLLDSLSINVNSSS, from the exons ATGCATACAATTCCGGAGTTAGGTACGAGTGTACCGGCTTTTCTTGCCAAACTTTGGAAGCTGGTAGAAGATCCTGAAACCGACGACCTTATTTGTTGGTCACCC aatgGAAGAAGTTTTTTTATTCGAAATCAGGCACAGTTTGCCAGAGAATTATTACCACATTACTATAAACACAATAATATGGCCAGTTTTGTTCGTCAATTAAATATGT ATGGTTTTCATAAGAAAGTTTCTGTGGAATTGGGAGGTTTAAAATGCGATAGAGATGAGATGGAGTTTGCGCATCAATTCTTTTGTAAAGGACATCCATATCTTGTAGAACatattaaaagaaaa ATTGCATCAAGTAAAGGACAAGATCCAACTCTTACTCCCATCAAACCAGAATTAATGAATAAGATGCTAACTGAAGTAAGAAGTATGAGAGGTCGTCAGGAACATTTAGATTCAAGACTTGGAGCTATGAAAAGAGAGAATGAAGCATTATGGAGAGAGCTAGCAATGCTTAGACAGAAGCATCTTAAACAACAGCAGATTGTTAACAAGCTTATACATTTCCTAGTTACTTTAGTTCAGCCCTCAAGAAGCGGTGGTCTCTCGGTTAAACGAAGATATCCATTAATGATTGATGATTCTAACCGCCAACGAAGCAAACAAGCTAAATTATCAAAA CCGGAAGCATCGCCTGCTGGTCCTGTAATTCATGAGCTTGATGCATCAGAACCTGATTTAGATTCAGAGTATATTGTTGCAGA gATGTTAGAAGGACATTCAAATCCATCAATTGAAAGTCCAGAACATAACAATACATCAATAATGGAAGACAACCATATAGAAACTGTACATTTGGTTGATAATTCTCTTCAACTACAAGATAATATACGACTGGTTAATCCACAAGAAATAGATGCAAAAAAGAAACGTGGaaataagggtaaaaagaa GGAAGAAACACATTTACTTGAAATGCCATTAGAAGATTCCCCAGTGACCATTGCTTTATTGGAAAATAAACCAGTCTCTAAACCAGTACCTGTGGCAACAGTGCGTAGCTCAAAACTTGCAGCTATGGCAGCTAATATGAATAAAACAACTGATGCAGAGCAAGAGCTCGACTTAGAAACTTCTGCTGATATGGAGGAAGATGTTCAGGATAGTGATTCTGCTTTGGTGAAATTGGAGGATATTTTAATAGTACCAGAAATCGTCGACGAGGATGTTGTGGACAACGAAAATGTGGAATATAACAATGAGAACAACAGCAATTCTGGAGTTAATGGGAACGAGAACACCTTGAATCAGTTCAATAAAGCAGATGGTAACACTGAACAGGATGTTCAAAAAGATTCAGTTACAAATGAAGTTGATAAAAGTATGGAGAAGGAGAATGTCAACTGCAACGGAGCGGGCACAAGCAATTCAAAACATTTATCTTTGAGTTGCGTCGTTCCCTCTGGCATGTCTGATTCTAGTTACAGGTTAGGATCAAT GGAGGAAATGGATAATCATCTTGAAACAATGCAAACAGAATTGGAAAACCTTCGCGAAATTCTACGAGCTGAAGGATACAGTATCGACGCGAATACACTTCTTGGG TTATTTGGAGCGGATGATCCAATGTCATTCGGTATGCCTGTTAATCCTGAATTAAATCCACATTCTGAAAAGGAAGACGATGATCATGTTAATG TTTCCGAAAATATCAATGGATCAGCTGGTGGAGAGCTTATGGCATACAATCCTGCACAGAACCTATTAGACTTCGACGATGATATTTTTTTGAACACTACATCTCCTGTAACCAGTGCAACAGGTGATACAGCTACAACAAGTCTTTATAATTCGGATCCTCTGGATCTGGAGGATAGCAAAGCTTCGCTTCTCGATTCTTTATCAATTAATGTAAACAGTTCATCATAA
- the LOC100874674 gene encoding uncharacterized protein LOC100874674 isoform X4, whose amino-acid sequence MEFAHQFFCKGHPYLVEHIKRKIASSKGQDPTLTPIKPELMNKMLTEVRSMRGRQEHLDSRLGAMKRENEALWRELAMLRQKHLKQQQIVNKLIHFLVTLVQPSRSGGLSVKRRYPLMIDDSNRQRSKQAKLSKPEASPAGPVIHELDASEPDLDSEYIVAEMLEGHSNPSIESPEHNNTSIMEDNHIETVHLVDNSLQLQDNIRLVNPQEIDAKKKRGNKGKKKRKNKVPVKILIPSTENGEEPREETHLLEMPLEDSPVTIALLENKPVSKPVPVATVRSSKLAAMAANMNKTTDAEQELDLETSADMEEDVQDSDSALVKLEDILIVPEIVDEDVVDNENVEYNNENNSNSGVNGNENTLNQFNKADGNTEQDVQKDSVTNEVDKSMEKENVNCNGAGTSNSKHLSLSCVVPSGMSDSSYRLGSMEEMDNHLETMQTELENLREILRAEGYSIDANTLLGLFGADDPMSFGMPVNPELNPHSEKEDDDHVNVSENINGSAGGELMAYNPAQNLLDFDDDIFLNTTSPVTSATGDTATTSLYNSDPLDLEDSKASLLDSLSINVNSSS is encoded by the exons ATGGAGTTTGCGCATCAATTCTTTTGTAAAGGACATCCATATCTTGTAGAACatattaaaagaaaa ATTGCATCAAGTAAAGGACAAGATCCAACTCTTACTCCCATCAAACCAGAATTAATGAATAAGATGCTAACTGAAGTAAGAAGTATGAGAGGTCGTCAGGAACATTTAGATTCAAGACTTGGAGCTATGAAAAGAGAGAATGAAGCATTATGGAGAGAGCTAGCAATGCTTAGACAGAAGCATCTTAAACAACAGCAGATTGTTAACAAGCTTATACATTTCCTAGTTACTTTAGTTCAGCCCTCAAGAAGCGGTGGTCTCTCGGTTAAACGAAGATATCCATTAATGATTGATGATTCTAACCGCCAACGAAGCAAACAAGCTAAATTATCAAAA CCGGAAGCATCGCCTGCTGGTCCTGTAATTCATGAGCTTGATGCATCAGAACCTGATTTAGATTCAGAGTATATTGTTGCAGA gATGTTAGAAGGACATTCAAATCCATCAATTGAAAGTCCAGAACATAACAATACATCAATAATGGAAGACAACCATATAGAAACTGTACATTTGGTTGATAATTCTCTTCAACTACAAGATAATATACGACTGGTTAATCCACAAGAAATAGATGCAAAAAAGAAACGTGGaaataagggtaaaaagaa GAGGAAAAACAAGGTGCCTGTCAAAATTTTGATCCCATCAACGGAGAATGGAGAGGAACCGAG GGAAGAAACACATTTACTTGAAATGCCATTAGAAGATTCCCCAGTGACCATTGCTTTATTGGAAAATAAACCAGTCTCTAAACCAGTACCTGTGGCAACAGTGCGTAGCTCAAAACTTGCAGCTATGGCAGCTAATATGAATAAAACAACTGATGCAGAGCAAGAGCTCGACTTAGAAACTTCTGCTGATATGGAGGAAGATGTTCAGGATAGTGATTCTGCTTTGGTGAAATTGGAGGATATTTTAATAGTACCAGAAATCGTCGACGAGGATGTTGTGGACAACGAAAATGTGGAATATAACAATGAGAACAACAGCAATTCTGGAGTTAATGGGAACGAGAACACCTTGAATCAGTTCAATAAAGCAGATGGTAACACTGAACAGGATGTTCAAAAAGATTCAGTTACAAATGAAGTTGATAAAAGTATGGAGAAGGAGAATGTCAACTGCAACGGAGCGGGCACAAGCAATTCAAAACATTTATCTTTGAGTTGCGTCGTTCCCTCTGGCATGTCTGATTCTAGTTACAGGTTAGGATCAAT GGAGGAAATGGATAATCATCTTGAAACAATGCAAACAGAATTGGAAAACCTTCGCGAAATTCTACGAGCTGAAGGATACAGTATCGACGCGAATACACTTCTTGGG TTATTTGGAGCGGATGATCCAATGTCATTCGGTATGCCTGTTAATCCTGAATTAAATCCACATTCTGAAAAGGAAGACGATGATCATGTTAATG TTTCCGAAAATATCAATGGATCAGCTGGTGGAGAGCTTATGGCATACAATCCTGCACAGAACCTATTAGACTTCGACGATGATATTTTTTTGAACACTACATCTCCTGTAACCAGTGCAACAGGTGATACAGCTACAACAAGTCTTTATAATTCGGATCCTCTGGATCTGGAGGATAGCAAAGCTTCGCTTCTCGATTCTTTATCAATTAATGTAAACAGTTCATCATAA
- the LOC100874674 gene encoding uncharacterized protein LOC100874674 isoform X2, with protein sequence MHTIPELGTSVPAFLAKLWKLVEDPETDDLICWSPNGRSFFIRNQAQFARELLPHYYKHNNMASFVRQLNMYGFHKKVSVELGGLKCDRDEMEFAHQFFCKGHPYLVEHIKRKIASSKGQDPTLTPIKPELMNKMLTEVRSMRGRQEHLDSRLGAMKRENEALWRELAMLRQKHLKQQQIVNKLIHFLVTLVQPSRSGGLSVKRRYPLMIDDSNRQRSKQAKLSKPEASPAGPVIHELDASEPDLDSEYIVAEMLEGHSNPSIESPEHNNTSIMEDNHIETVHLVDNSLQLQDNIRLVNPQEIDAKKKRGNKGKKKRKNKVPVKILIPSTENGEEPREETHLLEMPLEDSPVTIALLENKPVSKPVPVATVRSSKLAAMAANMNKTTDAEQELDLETSADMEEDVQDSDSALVKLEDILIVPEIVDEDVVDNENVEYNNENNSNSGVNGNENTLNQFNKADGNTEQDVQKDSVTNEVDKSMEKENVNCNGAGTSNSKHLSLSCVVPSGMSDSSYREEMDNHLETMQTELENLREILRAEGYSIDANTLLGLFGADDPMSFGMPVNPELNPHSEKEDDDHVNVSENINGSAGGELMAYNPAQNLLDFDDDIFLNTTSPVTSATGDTATTSLYNSDPLDLEDSKASLLDSLSINVNSSS encoded by the exons ATGCATACAATTCCGGAGTTAGGTACGAGTGTACCGGCTTTTCTTGCCAAACTTTGGAAGCTGGTAGAAGATCCTGAAACCGACGACCTTATTTGTTGGTCACCC aatgGAAGAAGTTTTTTTATTCGAAATCAGGCACAGTTTGCCAGAGAATTATTACCACATTACTATAAACACAATAATATGGCCAGTTTTGTTCGTCAATTAAATATGT ATGGTTTTCATAAGAAAGTTTCTGTGGAATTGGGAGGTTTAAAATGCGATAGAGATGAGATGGAGTTTGCGCATCAATTCTTTTGTAAAGGACATCCATATCTTGTAGAACatattaaaagaaaa ATTGCATCAAGTAAAGGACAAGATCCAACTCTTACTCCCATCAAACCAGAATTAATGAATAAGATGCTAACTGAAGTAAGAAGTATGAGAGGTCGTCAGGAACATTTAGATTCAAGACTTGGAGCTATGAAAAGAGAGAATGAAGCATTATGGAGAGAGCTAGCAATGCTTAGACAGAAGCATCTTAAACAACAGCAGATTGTTAACAAGCTTATACATTTCCTAGTTACTTTAGTTCAGCCCTCAAGAAGCGGTGGTCTCTCGGTTAAACGAAGATATCCATTAATGATTGATGATTCTAACCGCCAACGAAGCAAACAAGCTAAATTATCAAAA CCGGAAGCATCGCCTGCTGGTCCTGTAATTCATGAGCTTGATGCATCAGAACCTGATTTAGATTCAGAGTATATTGTTGCAGA gATGTTAGAAGGACATTCAAATCCATCAATTGAAAGTCCAGAACATAACAATACATCAATAATGGAAGACAACCATATAGAAACTGTACATTTGGTTGATAATTCTCTTCAACTACAAGATAATATACGACTGGTTAATCCACAAGAAATAGATGCAAAAAAGAAACGTGGaaataagggtaaaaagaa GAGGAAAAACAAGGTGCCTGTCAAAATTTTGATCCCATCAACGGAGAATGGAGAGGAACCGAG GGAAGAAACACATTTACTTGAAATGCCATTAGAAGATTCCCCAGTGACCATTGCTTTATTGGAAAATAAACCAGTCTCTAAACCAGTACCTGTGGCAACAGTGCGTAGCTCAAAACTTGCAGCTATGGCAGCTAATATGAATAAAACAACTGATGCAGAGCAAGAGCTCGACTTAGAAACTTCTGCTGATATGGAGGAAGATGTTCAGGATAGTGATTCTGCTTTGGTGAAATTGGAGGATATTTTAATAGTACCAGAAATCGTCGACGAGGATGTTGTGGACAACGAAAATGTGGAATATAACAATGAGAACAACAGCAATTCTGGAGTTAATGGGAACGAGAACACCTTGAATCAGTTCAATAAAGCAGATGGTAACACTGAACAGGATGTTCAAAAAGATTCAGTTACAAATGAAGTTGATAAAAGTATGGAGAAGGAGAATGTCAACTGCAACGGAGCGGGCACAAGCAATTCAAAACATTTATCTTTGAGTTGCGTCGTTCCCTCTGGCATGTCTGATTCTAGTTACAG GGAGGAAATGGATAATCATCTTGAAACAATGCAAACAGAATTGGAAAACCTTCGCGAAATTCTACGAGCTGAAGGATACAGTATCGACGCGAATACACTTCTTGGG TTATTTGGAGCGGATGATCCAATGTCATTCGGTATGCCTGTTAATCCTGAATTAAATCCACATTCTGAAAAGGAAGACGATGATCATGTTAATG TTTCCGAAAATATCAATGGATCAGCTGGTGGAGAGCTTATGGCATACAATCCTGCACAGAACCTATTAGACTTCGACGATGATATTTTTTTGAACACTACATCTCCTGTAACCAGTGCAACAGGTGATACAGCTACAACAAGTCTTTATAATTCGGATCCTCTGGATCTGGAGGATAGCAAAGCTTCGCTTCTCGATTCTTTATCAATTAATGTAAACAGTTCATCATAA
- the LOC100874674 gene encoding uncharacterized protein LOC100874674 isoform X1: MHTIPELGTSVPAFLAKLWKLVEDPETDDLICWSPNGRSFFIRNQAQFARELLPHYYKHNNMASFVRQLNMYGFHKKVSVELGGLKCDRDEMEFAHQFFCKGHPYLVEHIKRKIASSKGQDPTLTPIKPELMNKMLTEVRSMRGRQEHLDSRLGAMKRENEALWRELAMLRQKHLKQQQIVNKLIHFLVTLVQPSRSGGLSVKRRYPLMIDDSNRQRSKQAKLSKPEASPAGPVIHELDASEPDLDSEYIVAEMLEGHSNPSIESPEHNNTSIMEDNHIETVHLVDNSLQLQDNIRLVNPQEIDAKKKRGNKGKKKRKNKVPVKILIPSTENGEEPREETHLLEMPLEDSPVTIALLENKPVSKPVPVATVRSSKLAAMAANMNKTTDAEQELDLETSADMEEDVQDSDSALVKLEDILIVPEIVDEDVVDNENVEYNNENNSNSGVNGNENTLNQFNKADGNTEQDVQKDSVTNEVDKSMEKENVNCNGAGTSNSKHLSLSCVVPSGMSDSSYRLGSMEEMDNHLETMQTELENLREILRAEGYSIDANTLLGLFGADDPMSFGMPVNPELNPHSEKEDDDHVNVSENINGSAGGELMAYNPAQNLLDFDDDIFLNTTSPVTSATGDTATTSLYNSDPLDLEDSKASLLDSLSINVNSSS; this comes from the exons ATGCATACAATTCCGGAGTTAGGTACGAGTGTACCGGCTTTTCTTGCCAAACTTTGGAAGCTGGTAGAAGATCCTGAAACCGACGACCTTATTTGTTGGTCACCC aatgGAAGAAGTTTTTTTATTCGAAATCAGGCACAGTTTGCCAGAGAATTATTACCACATTACTATAAACACAATAATATGGCCAGTTTTGTTCGTCAATTAAATATGT ATGGTTTTCATAAGAAAGTTTCTGTGGAATTGGGAGGTTTAAAATGCGATAGAGATGAGATGGAGTTTGCGCATCAATTCTTTTGTAAAGGACATCCATATCTTGTAGAACatattaaaagaaaa ATTGCATCAAGTAAAGGACAAGATCCAACTCTTACTCCCATCAAACCAGAATTAATGAATAAGATGCTAACTGAAGTAAGAAGTATGAGAGGTCGTCAGGAACATTTAGATTCAAGACTTGGAGCTATGAAAAGAGAGAATGAAGCATTATGGAGAGAGCTAGCAATGCTTAGACAGAAGCATCTTAAACAACAGCAGATTGTTAACAAGCTTATACATTTCCTAGTTACTTTAGTTCAGCCCTCAAGAAGCGGTGGTCTCTCGGTTAAACGAAGATATCCATTAATGATTGATGATTCTAACCGCCAACGAAGCAAACAAGCTAAATTATCAAAA CCGGAAGCATCGCCTGCTGGTCCTGTAATTCATGAGCTTGATGCATCAGAACCTGATTTAGATTCAGAGTATATTGTTGCAGA gATGTTAGAAGGACATTCAAATCCATCAATTGAAAGTCCAGAACATAACAATACATCAATAATGGAAGACAACCATATAGAAACTGTACATTTGGTTGATAATTCTCTTCAACTACAAGATAATATACGACTGGTTAATCCACAAGAAATAGATGCAAAAAAGAAACGTGGaaataagggtaaaaagaa GAGGAAAAACAAGGTGCCTGTCAAAATTTTGATCCCATCAACGGAGAATGGAGAGGAACCGAG GGAAGAAACACATTTACTTGAAATGCCATTAGAAGATTCCCCAGTGACCATTGCTTTATTGGAAAATAAACCAGTCTCTAAACCAGTACCTGTGGCAACAGTGCGTAGCTCAAAACTTGCAGCTATGGCAGCTAATATGAATAAAACAACTGATGCAGAGCAAGAGCTCGACTTAGAAACTTCTGCTGATATGGAGGAAGATGTTCAGGATAGTGATTCTGCTTTGGTGAAATTGGAGGATATTTTAATAGTACCAGAAATCGTCGACGAGGATGTTGTGGACAACGAAAATGTGGAATATAACAATGAGAACAACAGCAATTCTGGAGTTAATGGGAACGAGAACACCTTGAATCAGTTCAATAAAGCAGATGGTAACACTGAACAGGATGTTCAAAAAGATTCAGTTACAAATGAAGTTGATAAAAGTATGGAGAAGGAGAATGTCAACTGCAACGGAGCGGGCACAAGCAATTCAAAACATTTATCTTTGAGTTGCGTCGTTCCCTCTGGCATGTCTGATTCTAGTTACAGGTTAGGATCAAT GGAGGAAATGGATAATCATCTTGAAACAATGCAAACAGAATTGGAAAACCTTCGCGAAATTCTACGAGCTGAAGGATACAGTATCGACGCGAATACACTTCTTGGG TTATTTGGAGCGGATGATCCAATGTCATTCGGTATGCCTGTTAATCCTGAATTAAATCCACATTCTGAAAAGGAAGACGATGATCATGTTAATG TTTCCGAAAATATCAATGGATCAGCTGGTGGAGAGCTTATGGCATACAATCCTGCACAGAACCTATTAGACTTCGACGATGATATTTTTTTGAACACTACATCTCCTGTAACCAGTGCAACAGGTGATACAGCTACAACAAGTCTTTATAATTCGGATCCTCTGGATCTGGAGGATAGCAAAGCTTCGCTTCTCGATTCTTTATCAATTAATGTAAACAGTTCATCATAA